CTTCTCACAGCTACCACCTTTAGCAGACAGTGCCATTCTCCTGTCGGGACTTGGGGCAGGAGGATCGGGGTATCGGCTGGACAGAGGGAGCCAGGGTGCAGAAGAAACCGGCAATGAGGGTGAGGCCGAGACCACCCCAGGCGCAGAACATGGACCAGCCATAGCCGTGGCCGATGTCATCAGGCAGGCCGTACAGGTACCTTGGGTAACGAGAAAGCTCGAAGTTGATGCCGGCAACGCAGGTACAGAGGGAGATGATGCAGAAGGTTCCTGCAACAACAGAACGTgatgttaaagaaaaaaacactgtcaacacctcacagtgaaataaataacacaCCCTGAATCTGTGATAAGCCTGACATCTACTGGTGAGAAGGAAGTACTGAACTGGACATCTGTTAACGTTAATATGGGCGACATTTTGCCAATACCCAACCCTGACTCCCTGCATGGATTATGTTTACTCTAGTATAGTATTAGTATAGTAAAGTATGACATTCCTGTACCCCAGAGAATTCATATAGAGGTGTGGGTGGATGGCGGGACTTTGACACTGGTGACATGAGTTCAGGTTCTGTGTCTCAGGTTAGGTTCAGGCTACTGAAAGACTTGGTGTAGGATGGGAAAGATGGTGGTTAGGGAGTTCATACTCTTTTGTGACTCATCTTAAAGAGCTGGGGTAATTTAgcacctcatcacatcaccatCTAATCGCTTTAGAAAAATATGAGTACGCTGGTCTGAAGAATGCATGAGGTGCACACAGTCTCACTGCAGTTTATGTGTAGGAAATGGTGTATGCCTGGCTTTTGTGCatatgcatctggccccaggggtttcagatgctgtttCGTAATTCAATAAACACTTTGTGTGATGCATAGTGCCCTACCCCGGCTACAATTTTAAGATACATTCAATATTCTTgttatattataaaatgtaatccAGACAGCATTATCTTTCCTACAAAAGAAATTTGTATGTAATGTTTAGGAGACAGGGCTACAATAGCAGATGTACTATTGAGTGACATACTTTCACCATTAGATGTAACATGGATTTTAGTTTAAGGTTTGGTTAGTCTTAAATAGCTCCACCCAAGCTAATAATCTTGCTCCCACTGCCAACAAGCAGTGGCTCCATGCTCTTTCCATCACTTCACAGTGAAGTCCAGTGAAGCTCTACATCACGGCTGGGTGTGGTCATAAAGTACAACACACCACACCTGCACTCTCACTTGTGGTGATGGGTGTGGTCAGAAGTGCAACAAATTTCCTTTCACCCCACAGAGGTCAGTGCAGCAACACTTTTCCTCCGAACAGTGGTGGATTTGATACATTCCTATTATTTCTGTCAACAACCACCGAAGAGTTTGTAAAAGTGGTGCTCTCAAAATGTCATGTCATGgccacacacaataaaaaaatataattctGTGTGACTTCCATCCAACTTCAGCCCACCATTAGTGCCATGGCAACAGAATCTGAAGCTTGCTGATTGATTTCTCACTGCAGTGCTCTCTAGGACTCTGGCTGGCTTCttggtaatgctttatttaaCAGGTCTGTAATTTTCAAATCATTTCCCAGTAGTTTCCTGAAAAGAATTACACGCAAgcatacagtaaaacaaaggGACAATAACAtttccaataataaattaataattaataaatatttacttgGTTTAATATGTGGCAGTTCTTTCAAGAAAATGCCTTCTTACCCTATACTTGGTGccaaattacatttacatgatTTTTTCCAGGAAACTTCCAAGGAAATTATAAATGGTATTTAAtttatgattaaataaagaaagtTACCGGCTTTTCTCTCACAGTTATTATGACACAGTGTACTTTGACTTTTTTCCAATAAGGCTGAATTTTTTCAGCTCAGTGTCTTGTTGTTTGTACGAATGATTCATTCAGGAGAGTTTCATATCCATTCAAGTGTTTGAAATGATCCGGCAGTCAGTCAGTTAGTCACTGTGATGAAGTCTCTACATAACATTAATAGGACTTTAATTTTAGAGCCCTGGCTACCTAATATAACTCTCACCCACTTTATCATTCTACTATGTCTGTATTGCACTGTGTTGTTGGGGGAGGaatttgtctctgtgtctctcaagTGGTGTCTGTAGAAAGATGTCCCCGCTCTTTATTTCACCATCAAAACACCAACTATGGGCAAAAACCAAGGAGATCAGAAGGACAACATGCAACCTAATGATTAAGACACCACCACATCCCATATTAGGATTCAAATCCCAAAGAGATTAGAGCccttctgtgtttgtgctggtttactattattactattattattattattattgttgttgttgttgttgttgttgttagtttTCTGCCGCATTGGCTCAAATTGCCATGAGGTGGAATGAGCTAAGACATTGAAACTTGGCCCAATAACTGGAAATGATGTGCATGTGCAAGAAATATGCATACAAGTCCAGCTCAGTGTGCTCTACAAAAAAGCCTCTGCACCATAAAATTCCACATGATGGATTTTTTGCTAAGTTACATAATGTGAAAACTGAGATACACAATTCTATGATAAATGAGCAAGATTGGTAGAAAAACATGGCCGCCACCAACCAAAATATCTTTGCAAAGGGCGGGGCTTAGAGAATATTGGCCATAACTCATTAACCATTTGTTCAGTCATCATAAATCTTAGTACATCACTTCAATCTGTGATTGGGAACAGAACTACCAAAGCATTTTGAGCCCGACCCATAGGGGGCACCACAAATGCCATAAACGTGTATCTGAAAAATCCGGTGGACAGAATGTCACCAAAATTGGTGTGTATACTCTGGGGGTAAGTATTAACCAAAATCTGAAGTGCGATATTGATCATTGCAAGTGGGCATGGCAGCATTGAAATACTGCAGGCTTtctgatgatgaaacaagtGTGTGATTGGTCTCACTCCCTTCAACAGAATTAAACTAGCTGAAGTGACTTTGCTCACCTTTGTGAAGCCTGAAACCTGTTTgatgctgcttgcagctttaattttgacTGATTGAGCTGCTTCCTTCCATTGAGCGCAAAAAGATTTGAACCCGCCAACTGCTGCTTGCGGCTATATTTCTAAACAGAGCTTGCTATATTTTTTGAATCATTTGTCCCCTCTGTCTCATCTAAATTAATCTTTTACTGTGGATTGTGCTCACTAGAAGCAGTTCTAGATGCAGGCTCTAAATGTGGCCTCATTTTGGGCATTGTGTGACCCTGCAGGCTGCTTCGCTGTGATTTGGTTGCTGCAGTCTGACCCAGCCTATTTCTTGTGCCTTTATTACCAAGCAGCATAATTGACTTTTTAATTGCCTGTTCATTATACAACTGTAGGGCACAGCACTAATCCAAGGCCCATCATAATTGAGTGTGTAGTTGCCTCCTGCCCAGCCAGAGCCATGCAGCACAtcagcgtgtgtgtttgtgtaggtggGTGCAGGGGCTGGATATGCATGCTCATATACTACACTGTCAGTCATCAATCTGAATCCGCACTATAATAACTAatgacaacacaaaaacacacattgctGTTCAGTGTTTTCCCTCTGTGTTGACTGGTAGTTTGACTGTATGTGATGGTGGTCATGGCAGGTGGAAGTATTTAAGCTAAATTCACATATGGATAATGGTTTAGCTATCAAATgactgtttgttattttgagGCATAGTTAAAAGTATAGTTCAACATTTGGGAAATATACAATATGTGTTCACTTTCTGTCTGAGAGTAAATGgaaatgggctgcatttatatggCACTTTTCTAGTCTACTGGCCACTGAAAATGCTTTgcaatacatgtcaacattcacccatttacacacattcatacactgatggcagaggctgccatgcaaggtgccaacctgctcatcaggagtgaTATAGTGCCTTTTATCCATagcactttacaatgtttctagTGCTCACTCACCCACACATAGGGATTCAGTATTTTTCCCAAGGagacttcaacatgtggactggaaGAGCCAGGCATTGAACCACCGACCTTCTAATtggtggacgacccgctctacctcctcaGCTACAACTGCCCCAAACATAACACATGCATAGATTGCTACATTGTTGGCAAGTAGGACTTAGCCACCTGGGGATTCAAACCCTGGACCTTTGTATCCCCAGAGAAAGTGACTTGGGAGACGTGAGATGAGAAGATGTATATCAGTTTCATGcctgtgtgttcagtacagagTTGGTATGTGCTTATCGTAGCTTAGCATACATACCGGAAGCAGGggctagcctggttctgtccaaagttcaaaaatacacctaccaacacctttaaagctcacttGTTTCTTTAATCCACACAcgaacagaaatgtaaaaataacaattactGGTTTAAGCAGTTACACACCATGGCTGTGTCACAGTTCCATACTACAAACTAATTGTATATAGTATGTACAAATAATTACAGTACACCATTTTTTCAGgtacaataaatcaaatcaatggGAGAATAGTGTGCATTAGCACACTcaaaaatccacagtttttTGGTCTGCATTCTGACTGTTTTGACTTAATTTTATACTTATAACGGTTACATCTCTGGTTGAATTCCTGCCAGGGGCCATTGTTGCTCTCTTtacctcatttcctgtcatctctacTATCACCATCTAATAAAGGTGTAGTCACTGCACAGAAGTACTGCATGGATGGATTAACTGTTTGTCAAGAAATAGTTTCAGTAAAAAATAGTTCCAACATTTAACTCCCTCATGAAAccacaaactgttttttcatttctgtttttgtattgattAAAGACACGTGACATATTGTGTAAAaaagtgagctttagaggtgtttttGAACTCAGAAACAGAGACAGGCTTGCTGTTTGTCCCTGgtcccagtctttatgctaagctaggctaaccattTCCTGACTCTAGCTctgcactgaacacacagacatgagatagAAAAACTCTTAGCACTATTTGTTTGAAACCATTTCACAGAAAGCTGTTAAAATAACTTCTACCATTTCTTGTTGATGtaattacagttacagttcTTTTAATAGAAATATATGTGTACAGAAGTAAGATGCTTGGGGCTTGATGGGCTGATTTATGGAAGCCCATTACCACCATAAATCCAACATTACTGGATGAATCATAAAAATTGAAATTCTACAAAACAGAAGTTTCTTAAAAGATTCATGTTTCTTGAATCTTCTTACTTTTTTCCTACAGCATTAGGATGACTGATAAGATGGTGATACTAAAATCAtctctcagtgtgtctgtgtgtttgtgtgactcaCCTCCCATGAGGAAGAGAAGGCCAGCCACATACTGCATGAGGCCTCGGTCCCAGCAGCAGCCTAGCACGCCGATGATCCAACCGAACAGGATGATGGCCACCGCCATGCCCATGAAACCTGCCGTCATTCGCCGCAAGTCTGAGGAAACACCAGCAGAGAGAGCTTACACATCAGCAGGACAACAAGTATACAACAACCTGAAGGATTCAGGGGAGAACATGACACAAACATGTTCAGTGTGTTTAGCAGTGTCGGTCACAGACACACTAGTTCAGTTCTGATTAAACGTGTAGGGATGATGCATGATGACACAGTGGTGTagcattttaaacatttctacAGCCTGTGTCCAATTGACAGAAAACCATGTCCTTATAAGTTTGGGAGAATGTGTTTGATCTGAATTAATGACAATCAGTCACAGTTGACATCACAGTTTGCTCTGAGACATTGCAAATTGAGACATTACAAGTTcatatggtgaacatgttagaaaacagttgcctatttacacatccagcagaattttttttaacacagtacATTCTGTTTCAGAGGGGTCAAGGTATCACTGAATTATATATCAAAACGAACACAAGTGAGTTTCAACCAGTTTATGTTCCATCTGGTGAATGCACTCCAAAAACTAAGCGCTGGTCACAGCACGTCATAACCACACTCTAAGCTCTaatgattttattatataactgacattttgacactttCTCAAGGCAAGttcaaaacaagagtcagatAGAGccttatacagtatacacacgGTACCAATCCATAATCAGTTACATCATCAACAAGTTACAGGGGTACACCTGAGTTCATCACAATCACTGAAAACTAGATTAATTTGGAAGAACACATCAATATTTCATtccatatatattttttgacacCAAGAGACACACCATAAAGATTATACCTTTCAGACTTCCTGAAATATCCAGATGTCCTAATAACCAGCTTAAACAAGACAATCTAAAAGTAAGGGCTACATAGAGATGCTCAATTTTAGCCATTACTAAAAATGTATTGCTAGGGGCCCAAGTTATACAACTGAATCATATAGAGACATACAGTAAGATGTCATACAAACAATCCATCTGTGCTCCACTCATCAACCAGAGCCCTGATGAAAGAGAGCCAAGTTCAGTCTAACCAGACAGCTAATTTGTAACAGTGGAAGTCTACTATTCACATAGGATAACTTTATCAATGATCTAATTACTGCCATCATGGAATGATCACATACATCTTTTACTTGTAAGTATATTTGCAGTGTGTTcctaaaaaaagaagagttggtgacaattctctgtgggtttatcaCTATGAGCGTCGTATGTACAACATGTGTACATaaattaaacagaaacacaacagaaacatcCAGAATAGCACTGAGTGGATTCCAGAGTACAATCTTTTTGTGATGTGTTGAATTGaccctttctttttttgtgatttaggATGTTTATGCAATGGTTAATCTTGTAAGGAACTCCTCAGGATAAAAGACAATACTGGATAATATATAAAAGTATGAGTCCTGAGAGAAGGACTTGCTATGTTTTTTGTCTAACGTGCCTCAAGCTGCTTGTTTAAAAACTCAATTTTCTGGCTTATACATCTGGTATGTAT
This genomic window from Thunnus maccoyii chromosome 23, fThuMac1.1, whole genome shotgun sequence contains:
- the LOC121890643 gene encoding transmembrane protein 178B; amino-acid sequence: MTAGFMGMAVAIILFGWIIGVLGCCWDRGLMQYVAGLLFLMGGTFCIISLCTCVAGINFELSRYPRYLYGLPDDIGHGYGWSMFCAWGGLGLTLIAGFFCTLAPSVQPIPRSSCPKSRQENGTVC